A single window of Anopheles moucheti chromosome 2, idAnoMoucSN_F20_07, whole genome shotgun sequence DNA harbors:
- the LOC128298000 gene encoding zinc finger protein 271-like, which produces MCTAGPCFDWSAHADADDVCDMLPLITVNDNSVIAKEVTFEASEFLPPLFEQADFVLYDEHQLVVEMNGEIHATSSEEAIVTQLNIEAPYLNVNSTPKGDVLACDICKLQFKCKTHLTRHQLLLHEDELGVEKKIMLRNHHCRQCADSFSSVKKFKIHLLSHHPQRMVCDICLTTFQNQASLEWHRNYHLLKEGTQNGRYICDICRKQCASSSHLHLHRKTHLAHKPYPCTYGCDRSFSSSGNRQKHIARVHTHEKKYRCTKCNESFIYARQLQLHRERKHAECRSNSKGITICFRCKESFDTEKSFQEHTKNLNCLEFRAYECVFCTKRFKQATHLRNHLLTHQQDIRAYGCEFCSKRFTLAGDLKVHRRIHTKEKPFRCHLCPAAFTMGKQLNKHRFKVHKIGTERK; this is translated from the coding sequence ATGTGTACAGCAGGTCCGTGTTTCGATTGGTCCGCGCATGCAGACGCAGATGATGTTTGTGATATGTTGCCGCTGATCACGGTGAACGATAATAGCGTTATCGCAAAGGAGGTCACCTTTGAAGCAAGTGAGTTTCTGCCGCCTTTATTCGAGCAAGCGGACTTTGTCCTGTACGATGAGCATCAGCTGGTTGTGGAGATGAACGGAGAGATACATGCAACATCATCAGAAGAAGCGATCGTCACACAACTAAACATTGAGGCACCGTACCTGAATGTGAACTCAACCCCGAAAGGAGACGTTTTAGCATGCGACATTTGCAAACTACAGTTCAAATGTAAAACTCATCTAACAAGACACCAGTTGTTGCTGCATGAAGATGAGTTGGgtgttgaaaagaaaatcatgCTTCGGAATCATCATTGTCGTCAGTGTGCTGATAGTTTTTCGTCGGTTAAGAAATTTAAGATCCACCTTTTATCACATCATCCGCAGCGTATGGTGTGTGATATCTGTTTAACAACATTCCAAAACCAAGCCTCGCTTGAATGGCACCGAAATTATCATCTTTTGAAGGAAGGAACCCAAAATGGAAGGTACATCTGCGACATCTGCCGGAAACAATGTGCTAGCTCGAGCCATCTACATCTACATCGGAAAACTCATCTCGCACATAAACCATACCCTTGTACGTACGGGTGCGATCGTAGCTTCTCATCGTCCGGTAACCGACAGAAACATATTGCACGAGTCCACACGCATGAAAAGAAGTACCGCTGTACAAAGTGCAATGAATCGTTTATCTACGCCCGTCAACTGCAACTTCACCGCGAACGAAAACATGCTGAATGCAGAAGTAATTCCAAGGGCATCACCATATGTTTCAGGTGCAAGGAATCGTTTGATACCGAGAAGTCTTTCCAAGAACATACAAAAAACCTTAATTGCTTGGAATTTCGCGCATACGAATGTGTGTTTTGCACCAAACGCTTTAAACAGGCCACACATCTGCGGAACCACCTCCTGACTCACCAACAAGACATTCGCGCTTACGGTTGTGAGTTTTGTTCAAAGCGATTCACTTTGGCTGGTGATCTTAAAGTACATCGACGCATACACACCAAAGAAAAACCATTTCGATGTCATCTGTGTCCGGCCGCCTTTACGATGGGCAAGCAATTGAACAAACATCGCTTCAAAGTTCATAAAATTGGAACGGAAAGGAAATAG